The Haliotis asinina isolate JCU_RB_2024 chromosome 2, JCU_Hal_asi_v2, whole genome shotgun sequence genomic interval ATATTGTATTcgtgcccatgtcatactatgtttaccaCACAAGTTGCCTAAATGTTCGTATTTCCCGAGCCAGTGCGACGGATATTCAGATATTTCAACACGAGTGTCCTGAACAAAGTATGATACAGGCTCGAATATAttgttctgtttattaccgaagtcgtcaaattgaagaacatttttttaaaaaattacttTCAATCACAGGCTGGATAACCGCAGTCTCCGCACATGGATCGCAACGTCAGAGAAGaaacgtgacgtcatagcattgttcatgacgtcacgtcaccatgGCATTGTGATAGTTTGTCctagggcatcgtatgaaaaatatgaacctcGATTTGTTCGTCCTCTTCGGTAATAAATAGAGGATGTTATATTCGtgtccatgtcatactatgttgaCGACAGGAGTGTCTAAATTTTGGTATTTCCCGAGTGAGAACGAGGGATTGACCGATATATAGACACGAGTGTGGTAAACATGGTAGGTTATGGGCAccaatataatattctgtttattaccgaagttAATAAACTGAGGAAAATAAAcgcaaatctactttcaaacatgggctgacCACCCAACGTCACAGAACGCGTCACAGAACGCGTCACAGAcctgtgacgtcatggcattgttcatgacatcatggcattgttcatgacgtcacgtcgCCATGACAAAGTAACATTTTGCACTAGGACCCCCTATGAGAAATATGAAACCCGATATGTTCGCCCTCGTAGGAAATAAATTTGGTTAATCCCGAGTATCTACACCAACCAAGGCCATATTGAAAACATATACCGCATTCCTCTATTAAGCACCCGGGAACTTACTTGTCAAAGGTCTTCAAGACCCGGCAGTTATTGGAGGCCCGGCGCATATTTCATGATAACCTACTTTACTTATTAGATGTCCGCTGCTTATTAGAAACACAACGCTTATTAGAAAAGAAATAGTATACTCCTCAAGACTGAACAGACTGGACCACAGACCTAGGATTAGCAAAGAATCCTGTCTGATAAGGATTACAATTACATGTAGATTCAGCGAACTTATGTAAAATTAGAGATTACACTCTCTCAATAAAGTACTGATTCTAGTATGTTTGTTTGGGAGTGCCATGCGGAATTCGAACCCACCGTCTCAGGCACCTAGTCCTGATAGATTCAACTATTTGCATAATCATTGGCCACGATGCTTCTGTGCTTCGTACATGTGATATCTTGCCATCTCAGGCTACTGGGACGTCCACGCTCATTGTACTTTTACGGGGCATGCATAGCATCGAACATCGAACATCACACACCTCATACTGTTTGGAATAAACAGAAGAGAAACAGTAgtcaaaaatatttattcaagtgTTGCATACACTGCATCAGCAGTGGTTTGGATTTAATTTGTTACAGCCTATTAAAAATAAAAGTAGACTACTGTATCCCTGAAGTCCATGGAAATAAGGAATGAAAGTTGTATTGAACACgtatttatacatgtatacattttttTAGAAAGGACAATCAACTTGCAACATTTGTAACTTAATCCCTTTGTGTAAAGGTGTCCAGTTTGGAGTACGACTCCAGAGTTCCACTGCTGAGGTGGAATCCCAGTATTCCAGGATTAGAGTGACGTCTCGTTTTTCTCTTCAGACGCCCTGATCGACGTCCTGAAGAAGCAGGTCTGGTCTGACCCCTGTCAAGCAAGGTCTTCATGTCCACTACATCTGAGTCATAGTCACTGGACATGTCTGTCCGCTGGGATGAACCCTCGCTATCTGTACTTACGTCCACGAAACTACTCCCGGGTTGCTGGAGATCTCGGGAGGTGGAGACTTCTGGAACTGAACACGCACCTGTCTGGGGAGGAGCCGTGCTAAGATGGCGGGATGAGTTCCCAGATCTCTCTGTATCTGTTCCTACTTCTGCTATACCGCTATCCATGCGCTGTACcagccgtgacattgctgactGTGCAGCGTCTTGCTGGACACAAGGGAGTCCGCTGTCATCTGAATCGTTACTTCCTACTCCTAAGGGTTCTTGGAGCATCAGCCTGTAGTCACCTGAAAGTGGTTCTGAGGCTTGGATACTTCCTCCCTGGTTCTGCTCTTTCATCTCTGAAATGGACACTGGAGGGCTGGGATTAGTCACCAAAGCTTCTTCACATTCAAACCCGTTATTGTTAGCAAACGGAGTTCCTCCTACGGAATCACCCGGATCCTCATTTCCACCTTCACGATCTGATGGGGACGTGAACACCGGAAGGCCATTTCCACTGCTAGAAACAAAGTTAGATTCAGAATCATTCGGTACAAAATGCACTGGATTTGGACAAAATGGTTCAGCGTCTAATTCAACTACGCATGTTTCTTGTAACTGAGCTTTGTCACGTGTTTGATTCTGACCAACCACAAGGTCTACAGTCTGATTTGCTTCCGACCCACCACCGATGCCGTAATGAATAAGGCACTGGCTACAAGACACCATTGGGACTTCATCACTGTAGGCCTGTCTCCTGGGAACAGAATTGGTAGATTCAGGTTCACTGGTGATGACAAATTCGATCTGTTTAGATAAGAGAGAGGGCGGTGGAATTTCCTTGCCACGTTTCATTTTCAGATCGGAACCTTCACAACGACACATCTGACAGAGGAAGTTTattgtttcagatttttttGGTAACTGTTTCCGTTTGTGAAGAATACATAATATTGCAAGTATGACCATGATCATTATCACACATACAATAATTATTGCAGTTGCCACTCTCGGGGGTATAGGGACGTTGTAGGACTCGCCATAAAGGAATGGTACAGATGAAATTATGTGGCCCGTGGACATTGTTGTTGACGACGTTGATGAAGATGCTCGGTTCTTCGCTAGGGACCCTTAAAATACAATGTAACAATGTAACAATGTGAACAAATGTAACCAATGTAACTAATCGACAAATATAACATAGGTACCTAGATGCCATGGGGAAGAGATCGTATTTTTTGctccttatttacagataaacGCTACTCAAACCTCCTCCACCCACACCCCTTCATCTCCAACCTTCTTTCGACTGCAAGAACTACCTTTAATATACACATTATTCCTATACTTCGCAAATAACAATCTTTATTTTATCATCACGTTCATCACGATTCACGCTATCTACAAGACGATTTAAGCGCAAGTGATGCAAGACagataaaagaaatatttgtttgagaAGTGCTAACGTCTACAAAGAGAAAACAGTGCTAACCAGCAAGAAATCCCCAAACAGGCATGCACCTCATTTCTGGGTCCTTGCTCTTGGTCCGACACTCGTTCACCACCACGGTGACATTCGGGTTGCCGGGGTAACAGTAAGAGCACTTGATGCACGTGTTGGGTAGGTTCGGGTGGCGGTAGTACCCTGCAAGAGGAAAGACAGATGTAAGGTTTTAACAGTTATAGCAGGATGCAGTTTAGCCCCTCTCCAGTGTGGGAAACGTTTTGGGGAGTATTGTTTTCCAATAAATATCACTCGACTGCAAAACCTGTTGCCGGAGCAGAGAAAACAAATTGCATTTCATGTGATTCCATTAAATGTCTCAGAAAATGCTTGCAAATAGAACTTTTGGATAAGGTGTTGAAAACTAAGAAAATAGTACGTCACAAGAAATATACTTTGCTTTGTTTTAGAAAAGTGTATTTAGATCCTAAGGTTTAAAGtagaaaatatatctgattTTCCATAGGAAAAAAATACTCCATGTTGAATTTGGAATTTTGGTCCTGGATCATGAGTGTGTTTGgatttaagccgcttttagcaattttccaagcaatatcacgaccaaggacaccggaaatggacttcacacagtgtacccacttggggaatcgaacctgggtcttcggcttgatgCTTTTACCACTTTTATGTCAAGAGTCTTCACAACTGCATGTGATGCTGCTGATGTTGCTGTTGCTTCCTAAATCAACTGTCTTACACTGATATATTATGTAAACCTATCTATCATAGCTCTACCTTCGATACAATCTCCACATTTGTAGTCATGGGTGTCGCTGCACTTTGTCTCTACTGTCACCGCTTTCCCGCATCGACTGCACGGTATGCAGAATTCAGCTGACCAATGAGAAGAGTACATGTTTTTTGCACACGGTTCGCACTGAGTATCAGAGGTCAAAGTGCAGTGGCGCGACACAAAGGTTCCTGGGGAACAATGGGAACAGTTCTGACATTTTAATCCCCCGACGGAATAAGTTCCAAGCTCACATGACCTGCAAACCGTGTTTGATTGGTTTGTACACGATTCGACCGACATGAATCCATCGCTGCACTGTGAACACGGTTGACAGCCAAAACTTTTGTCCATGTAGTAATATTCTGGACAAGTGGAATTCTCCTCACACTGCAAATAGAAAATATGATGGATTTAAAATGTCATATCCAGTATATCCAAGGTGTTTAGCGTTGCATTATACCTGTGAGCTTATAACTGCGGTCTGGAAATATCATTCGAATCTCCGGCAGTGTTCCTCTGTTGAGCCGTTGTCTTAATTAGATTCAGCCTGGAATTTAGTAAGTTAAGTCACATGCAGTAATATTCCaccggcggtctgtaactaatcgagcctggaccagataatcttgTGAGATCATGAGCATCGTCCGGCGCATTTGGAATACggtgacgtgtgtcaaccatgttAGCATGCGTGACTACCCAATCCCATCCGTCCACAGCCAAGTCCGGATAGCCAGTTCAAAGTTTGGTTAATTCactcagggatactctacatctatataggctccctggttcaCTGAAAATCAATCCTAACCCAGGTCAACAATCATTCACaagagacccgtgaaagtccagggtagaataggccttcagcaacccatgcttgccataaaaggcgactatgcttgtcgtaagaggccccgaacgggatcgggtggtcaggctcgctgatttggttgatacatgtcaccggttcccagttgcgcagatcgatgctcatgttgttgatcactgaattgtctggtccagacttgattatttacagcataaacaaacatcgaaacGTCGTGATTTGTATTGCTGCAAACTAACGTGTGTGTCATTTCAAACGTAGTGTCAGTTACTTCTACTGttattcatgtttcagtttaaaTTTTCAATATCTAACCGCTGGCTGTGCCGTTGAACCTATTAGACGTTGTCAGTAGCTATTCTGAAGAAGCACTGACCCAGCCGACAAGGAAGTatttctctctgtgtgtgcaCAAAGTAGGAGGTCAATTTTGTGATCCGTAACAGCTGATAGTTCAGGTAATATATGCCTGTCTCTCGCTCCACCACACTCTCATAACTCACGCTGGATACATACAAGTGTGTCATTTCATTTGTACCAGGAAGTTGAGAGTGATGGCATATAGCAGTGACCCAACAGCAGACGGATCGAGGGTGGCATGTACTGGCAGGCATATGGATTAATTACCATTTACCTCACACCGACTCgtcactactactattactccTACTTGGCTCACCAATTCacttattgtacccatgtgtaacTTCGAACCCGGACTTTCTAGCTCATGCCTCACAATGTCCACACAACCCCTACTTCAACACCCCCCCGACAATAAACATATCTTCTAAGGGGGAAATGTTGCCTCTTGCTCTTGAAATTTTAGTTTTAGGTCACATTTAAATAAGGATGCGTCATTGCAAAATCATTGATTAGTAGTTttagacatatatatatgttgcTTTTAATGCAACCAACAACTAACCCGTGTTTGTAGAGTACCTTAATCCTATGGATACCTTAATCCTATGGATACCTTAATCCTATGGATACCTTAATCCTATGGACACCTTAGCCCTGTGGACACCTTAATCCTGTGGACACCTTAATCCTATGGACACCTTAACTCTGTGGACACCTTAGCCCTGTGGATACCTTAATCCTGTGGACACCGTAAACCTATAGACACCTTAACTCTGTGGATATCGTAATCGTATGGATACCTTAATCCTATGGACACCTTAACCCTGTGGATATCTTAATCCTACGGATACCTTACTTAATCGCATGGATACTTTAATTCCGTGGACACCTAATTCCTGTGGACACCTTAATCCTGTGGATATCTTAATCCTATGGATACCTTAATCCTATGGATACTTTAATCCTATAAATACTGTACCCCGTGGAAGCCATTTTGTCATTAGTTACGTACAGATGATCATTTGTGCCATACTGGTTGTACAGAAATACCATGAGTTTCGTAAAATCAGTATGATACACGTACGAGTGTTATTTTGTCTTGATTACCCATTAGTTCTGAATATACTGAGCTCCCCTGCTAAATATCCCGATCACTACAGTCGCCTTCGAAAATCACAGTTAATGACATCAACACTTATTACTAGCTATTGTATGAGGTCAATTATATGTCACAAAATGATTCGAATGACGTCAACACCATCATCACCCCCCCTCTTGCGATCAAGTATGAACGGCCTCTTAAGACAACATAGAGAAGATTACGTTCACACATTACACTTTCACATAGAATTTATCTCGTAGTGTATCAAAACACATACTTACcgtgtgaagtgaaatattaagGAATATAACCATCACGAGATGACAGGAGAATAGAAACGTGCGCCACATTTCCGCGGCCTGTTGTCACCGAGAGAGACGGACGCCATGAAAAAACTGGGTCCTATATTTAGATATTACGGGGATTTCCCCACATGATGGTGAACAAGGGCTGTTAGTGTCGGATAATGAACTGCGCACTACAATGTCTTTTGTCACCAGCTATCCACTTGCAGTCAGAGCATCAGAGAAGCGTAGGTTCTGTTAAATCAATCTGAAGGCAGTTTCTGTGGGTCAGACACTTTATTAGGGGAAACATACGATCTGTGTAGGAAAATGTGTACTGTTAAGTTCGAGTTCTAAACTTTGTACCAACCAATGAAAACCTTATACCCTGTGTCCAATCAATCTACACCAGTTAGTAGTCGAACAACCTCTTACACGGAcccgaagcaaatatatccaagaaagcccacacaagtctgaaaaatgtggcaagtctagacttACTTATCTATATAACAACAAATGCAATGTGTtaaataaataatccagtttcaGAGAGCGAGTGTGAGACGTTGAACTCACAAAAACTCTGAACTACAGAAAAGAATGAGTAGAGTATTGCACATGTCTACTATGAAAGACAGTATTGTGCTGTAGTGTGTTATCTGCTATGAGAATTGCACTGTACATGTCTACCATGGAAGACAGTATTGCGCTGTCTATGCGAATAGTACTGTACATGTCTACAATGAAAGACAGTATTGTGCTGTCTACTATGCGAATAGTACTGTACATGTCTACAATGAAAGACAGTATGTATTAGTTTGCGCTGTAGTGTGCTGTCTACTATGAAAACAGTATTGGGATGACTACTGTACAGATAGCGTCTGTCTACTGCCCCCAAGGGAGTTGCTTTCATGTCAGTACAGATCCCCTACCCTTCATGACCATCACAGTGCGGGCAAAACAGGGTATTCCCCTGAAGGATGGATTGTATTGCCATGACGTGGTTGTTCAAACATTCTTTATCTGCAGACAGGTATTTCCTCACCACCTGTCGGGTATCAATTTACTGACGCCATATATAGACACAAGTCATGCCGGGAGATGACGCCAGCGTCTTTGTGTAATAATGTCGAGTCATGTAACACACCCTCACAGTTTCTATAGAAATGCTGTGGCAACGTTTATAGAGCGCCATGTTCACCTTTGCCTAACAAGCACTGAAACGGTGGCATGTGAGCTTTACATAACTATCCCTTACAGACAGGCCTCTTCAGCTTTACATAATATGCACTTACAGAGTGACATGTACAACTCAAAATAACAAGGACGTACAGAAAGCATGTTCAGCTTAACCTAAAATGCACTTACAGAGAGGCATATCCAACATAACATACACTTACAAAGTGGCATAGCCAACATAACATGCACT includes:
- the LOC137273940 gene encoding tumor necrosis factor receptor superfamily member 1B-like isoform X2, yielding MDKSFGCQPCSQCSDGFMSVESCTNQSNTVCRSCELGTYSVGGLKCQNCSHCSPGTFVSRHCTLTSDTQCEPCAKNMYSSHWSAEFCIPCSRCGKAVTVETKCSDTHDYKCGDCIEGYYRHPNLPNTCIKCSYCYPGNPNVTVVVNECRTKSKDPEMRCMPVWGFLAGSLAKNRASSSTSSTTMSTGHIISSVPFLYGESYNVPIPPRVATAIIIVCVIMIMVILAILCILHKRKQLPKKSETINFLCQMCRCEGSDLKMKRGKEIPPPSLLSKQIEFVITSEPESTNSVPRRQAYSDEVPMVSCSQCLIHYGIGGGSEANQTVDLVVGQNQTRDKAQLQETCVVELDAEPFCPNPVHFVPNDSESNFVSSSGNGLPVFTSPSDREGGNEDPGDSVGGTPFANNNGFECEEALVTNPSPPVSISEMKEQNQGGSIQASEPLSGDYRLMLQEPLGVGSNDSDDSGLPCVQQDAAQSAMSRLVQRMDSGIAEVGTDTERSGNSSRHLSTAPPQTGACSVPEVSTSRDLQQPGSSFVDVSTDSEGSSQRTDMSSDYDSDVVDMKTLLDRGQTRPASSGRRSGRLKRKTRRHSNPGILGFHLSSGTLESYSKLDTFTQRD
- the LOC137273940 gene encoding tumor necrosis factor receptor superfamily member 1B-like isoform X1, with translation MWRTFLFSCHLVMVIFLNISLHTCEENSTCPEYYYMDKSFGCQPCSQCSDGFMSVESCTNQSNTVCRSCELGTYSVGGLKCQNCSHCSPGTFVSRHCTLTSDTQCEPCAKNMYSSHWSAEFCIPCSRCGKAVTVETKCSDTHDYKCGDCIEGYYRHPNLPNTCIKCSYCYPGNPNVTVVVNECRTKSKDPEMRCMPVWGFLAGSLAKNRASSSTSSTTMSTGHIISSVPFLYGESYNVPIPPRVATAIIIVCVIMIMVILAILCILHKRKQLPKKSETINFLCQMCRCEGSDLKMKRGKEIPPPSLLSKQIEFVITSEPESTNSVPRRQAYSDEVPMVSCSQCLIHYGIGGGSEANQTVDLVVGQNQTRDKAQLQETCVVELDAEPFCPNPVHFVPNDSESNFVSSSGNGLPVFTSPSDREGGNEDPGDSVGGTPFANNNGFECEEALVTNPSPPVSISEMKEQNQGGSIQASEPLSGDYRLMLQEPLGVGSNDSDDSGLPCVQQDAAQSAMSRLVQRMDSGIAEVGTDTERSGNSSRHLSTAPPQTGACSVPEVSTSRDLQQPGSSFVDVSTDSEGSSQRTDMSSDYDSDVVDMKTLLDRGQTRPASSGRRSGRLKRKTRRHSNPGILGFHLSSGTLESYSKLDTFTQRD